A region from the Muribaculum gordoncarteri genome encodes:
- a CDS encoding ParA family protein has translation MESTCIITFANQKGGVGKTTLCALFASYLVSRGHSVTVFDTDPQQSIVKKRTADTATYAGVPLPYNIYPFSMSNEPALIALIENLHNSAAVDFALFDSAGSLNDQALLALFANTDYLLTPFHYDNLTVPSTAIFVAMIVELRRSIGNAMKTVHYVIPNLEEQGVGTKEEKELWKLVNKKLSEHVRIAPTVYKRQTLRRFSTISGMDDQMLVVSPAFDHIYNDIFGIPNTEEE, from the coding sequence ATGGAATCAACCTGTATAATCACATTCGCCAATCAGAAAGGCGGAGTCGGCAAGACAACGCTGTGCGCCCTTTTCGCAAGCTACCTTGTGTCAAGGGGGCACAGCGTGACCGTGTTCGACACCGATCCGCAGCAGTCCATCGTCAAGAAACGCACAGCGGACACCGCCACCTATGCAGGAGTGCCGCTGCCTTATAACATATATCCTTTCAGCATGAGCAACGAGCCGGCTCTTATCGCGCTGATCGAGAACCTGCACAACTCAGCCGCCGTGGACTTCGCTCTGTTTGACTCGGCAGGCAGTCTCAACGACCAGGCGTTGCTGGCACTTTTCGCCAATACGGATTATTTGCTGACTCCGTTCCACTATGACAATCTGACCGTACCCTCCACCGCTATATTTGTCGCCATGATAGTCGAATTGAGACGAAGCATCGGAAATGCCATGAAAACGGTACACTATGTAATACCCAATCTTGAAGAACAGGGTGTCGGCACCAAAGAGGAAAAGGAGTTATGGAAGCTCGTGAACAAGAAGCTGAGCGAACACGTGCGTATAGCACCGACCGTTTATAAACGCCAGACACTACGCCGTTTCAGCACAATCTCCGGCATGGACGACCAGATGCTCGTAGTTTCACCGGCCTTCGACCATATTTACAATGACATATTCGGCATACCAAATACAGAAGAAGAATGA